The DNA sequence TCGATCTCGACCAACTCAAGTGGGTCGTGCTGATGGTTCTTTTCAACCAGCCGGATGACAGCATCGCCTATTCGCGCCTCGAAGAGGTGGTGATGTCCGATACCTCACCCGCGCTGGCAGATTACCTGCACTAAACCGCCAATATCCCCCGCCCGCATTTACTGCTATTGTCCGGATCGCCTCCGCCGGCTGCGCGGTTGCCCGAGCGGCGCCGACCGATCCGCCGGGGCGTGATTCGTTGAACCCGGGCGCAGACGGAGTGGTCCCGAGCGACATGAGCAAGAATCTCGTCATTGTAGAATCGCCGGCCAAGGCCAAGACGATTGGCAAATACCTCGGCCCGGACTTCACCGTACTGGCTTCCTATGGGCATGTCCGGGATCTGGTGCCGAAGGAAGGGGCGGTGGACCCCGACGCGGGGTTCCGGATGAACTACGAGGTCATCGAGCGCAACGAAAAACAGCTCCAGGCAATCGCGCGGGCGCTGAAGGGCTCGGACGCACTGATCCTCGCGACGGACCCCGACCGCGAAGGCGAAGCGATCTCCTGGCACCTGCTCGAGATCCTGCGCGAGCGCGGGCTGCTCGGCGAGCGCACGGTCAAGCGCGTGGTCTTCCACGAGATCACGAAAAAGGCGATCCAGGAGGCGGTCGCACACCCGCGCGGGCTGTCGACGGACCTGATCAACGCCCAGCAGGCGCGCCGGGCGCTCGATTACCTGGTCGGCTTCAACCTGTCGCCGCTCCTGTGGCGCAAGATCAAGCGCGGGCTTTCCGCCGGCCGGGTCCAGAGCCCCGCGCTGCGGATGATCTGCGAGCGCGAGGACGCAATCGAGCGCTTCGAGACGCGCGAATACTGGACGCTCGATGCCCAGGCCCGGCGCGGAGAACAGCCGTTCACCGCCCGCCTGACCCACCTCGACGGCCAGAAACTCGACCAGTTCGACCTGAACACCGAAGCGCTGGCCAGCGATGCCCGCCAGCGCCTGCTCGACGCGGCGCAGGGCAGCCTGCGCGTGATCTCGGTCGAAAAGAAGCAGCGCAAGCGCAACCCCGCCGCCCCTTTCACCACCTCCACGCTGCAGCAGGAAGCGTCGCGCAAGCTGGGCTTCACCGCCAGCCGCACGATGCGCGTCGCCCAGCAGCTGTACGAGGGCATCGACCTCGGCAGCGGCGCGATCGGCCTGATCACCTACATGCGCACCGACTCGGTGACGCTGGCCGGCGAGGCAATCGCCGAGATTCGCGGCCTGATCGAGGAACGCTACGGCGCCGACAACCTGCCCTCGAGCCCGCGCCAGTACAAGACCAAGTCCAAGAACGCGCAGGAGGCACACGAGGCGATCCGACCGACGTCGGTGCGCCGGCTGCCGGAAGAGGTGCGTCAGCGCCTGACTTCCGACCAGGCACGCCTCTACGAACTGATCTGGAAGCGGACCATGGCCTGCCAGATGGTCCACGCGACCTTCGATACTGTCGCCGCGGACCTGGCCCCGGGCGAGACGGCGCACCGTTTCCGCGCGACCGGCTCGACCCTGCGCCACGCGGGCTTCATCGCGGTATACCAGGAAGGCCGCGACGAGGCGGGAGCCGACGAGGACGAGGATCGCCGGCTGCCGGAACTGACCGAGGGGATGGTCGTCGACCTGCTCGACGTCAGCGCCGACCAGCATTTCACAGAGCCACCACCGCGCTACACCGAAGCGAGCCTGGTGAAAACGCTGGAGGAATACGGGATCGGCCGGCCGTCGACGTATGCCAGCATCATTTCCACGCTGCAGTCGCGCGAATACGTGGAAATGGACGGCAAGCGCTTCTTGCCCACCGACATCGGCCGGATCGTGAACGCCTTTCTGACCCAGCACTTCACCCGCTACGTCGACTACGACTTCACCGCGAACCTGGAAGATGAGCTGGATGACATCGCGCGCGGTGAGAAGGACTGGATTCCGGTTCTGGACGGCTTCTGGAAGGATTTCCGCGACCAGGTCGAAGACAAGGCCGTGAGCGTCAGCCGGGCCGAGGCCGTGCAGTCGCGCGAGCTCGGCACCGACCCGAAGAGCGGGCGCCCGGTCAGCGTGCGCATGGGCCGCTACGGCCCGATCGTGCAGATCGGCACCCGGGACGACGAGGAAAAGCCGCGGTTCGCCGGCCTGTTGCCCGGCCAGAAGATGGATCAGGTCACGCTGGAGGAAGCGCTGGCGCTGTTCAAGCTGCCGCGTGACCTCGGGGAGACCCCGGAAGGTGAACCGGTGCAGGTGAACGTTGGGCGTTTCGGCCCGTATGTGAAGTACGGCCGGAAGTTCGCCTCGCTCGGCCCGGACGACGACGTCTGGACCATCGAGCTTCCGCGGGCGCTCGAGATCGTCGCCGAGAAGAAGGCGCTGGACGCACAGAAGCACATCCAATCGTTCCCGGAGCACGGGATCGAGGTGCTGAACGGCCGCTACGGCCCCTACATCACCGACGGAACCAAGAACGCGAAGATCCCGAAGGATCGGGAACCCGCGTCGCTGACGCTCGAGGAATGCCGCGAACTGCTCGCGGCGGCCCCGGAACGGCGTGGGCGTCGCGGTGCCAAGACCGGCAGCAAGGCTGGAGACAACACCAAGAAGACCGCCGCCAAGAAGACGGCCGCCACGCAGGGCAACGGCAAGACCGCAGCGAAGAAGTCCACGACGAAGGCCACCACCAAGTCCACGACCCGCAAGAACACGACCGGAAAGGCCTCAAGCCGCAAGACCGCCGCGGACAAGACCGACCCCAAGAAACCGGCCAAGGCCGCGGCGCGGCGCACCGGCACTGGCAGTCGGCCCGACGCGGTCAGCGGCAACTGACCCCGAGGGGCAGCGTCTGCTGTGACGGCTCCCGACGGCGAATCCGGAACGCTGGTTTCGACCGACGTCGGTGCGATCGCCCGCATCGTGCGGGCAGGCGGCGTGATCGCCTACCCTACCGAAGCGGTATTCGGCCTCGGCTGCCGCCCTGCCGACACGGCGGCCTGCGAACGTGTACTGGCGATCAAGGGTCGCGACGCCGGGAAGGGGCTGATCGTGATCACCGACGACCTCGCGCGAATCGCGCACTGGCTGGAGCCGCTGCCGCAGGCGCAACAGGCGCGGGCCGAGGCGACCTGGCCCGGACCGCATACCTGGCTGTGGCCGGCGCACGCGAGTTGCCCGCCATGGCTGCGCGGCGCACATACGCGCCTCGCGGTGCGGGTTACCGCCCACGCCGGTGTCCGGGCCCTCTGCGCGGCCTCGGACTCGGCCCTGGTCTCGACCAGCGCGAACCGCTCGGGCGAACCGCCGTGCCGCGATAGCGCTGACGTCCGGGCCCGGTTCGACGGGCAGATCGACGGCATTCTGGACCTGCCCTGCGGGGGCGCCAGCGAGCCCAGCAGCATCCGCGACATCGTCACCGGCGCCTGGCTGCGGGGCGGCCCGACCGCTTGACGGCCACCGTAGAGGCAGACCGGGAACCGACGGCACTCGCTCGCTGCCAGCCTTGTTTCGCTTCACCCCTGAGTTAGGTCCGGGCATACTGCGCACCGCGCGCGAGCGCCGGGATTCGCGGCGATAGCATCGGCACGGGTTCCTCTGCCGCCAGGGGCAACAGCGCGGGGACCCTCGTCCAGGGCAGTGCCGGGGTGAGCAACGCGCCCGGCCCGCCGACGAACGAGTTTGCAAACGGGGAACAGGCTGATGACGCACGACGACTTCCGCATGGAACCGGTACTCGATTTCCTGCAGCGGCTGCAGGACGAAATCTGTACCGGCCTGGAGAACCTCGACCGCGACGGGCGCTTCCGCGAGGACGCGTGGACTCGTCCCGCGGGCGGCGGCGGGCGTTCCCGCGTACTGCGCGACGGCGCGTTGTTCGAGCAGGCCGGCGTGAACTTCTCGCACGTGATGGGCCCGGGGCTCCCGGCCTCGGCGACCGCCCACCGCCCGGAACTCGCCGGACGCTCGTTCCAGGCGGCGGGCGTCTCGCTGGTGATTCACCCGCGCAACCCCTACGTACCGACCTCGCATGCCAACGTGCGCGTGTTCGTCGCCGAGAAGGCGGGGGAAACACCGATCTGGTGGTTCGGCGGCGGCTTCGACCTGACCCCGTACTACGGCTTCGACGAGGACTGCGTGCACTGGCACCGTACCGCCGAGGCCGCCTGCCGTAAGTTTGGCCCGGACGTCTACCCGAAACACAAGCAGTGGTGCGACGACTACTTCTTCCTGAAGCACCGCAACGAGCCTCGGGGCATCGGCGGCCTGTTCTTCGACGACCTGAACGAAGGCGGATTCGAACATTGCTTCGGGTACATGAGGAGCGTCGGCGAGCACTACCTCAAGGCCTACGGGCCGATCGTCGAACGGCGGCGGGACACCGCCTACGGGGAACGCGAACGCCAGTTCCAGCTCTACCGGCGCGGACGGTACGTGGAGTTCAATCTGGTCTACGACCGCGGTACGCTGTTCGGCCTGCAGTCCGGCGGGCGCACGGAATCGATCCTGATGTCGTTGCCGCCGCTGGTACGCTGGGAATACAACTGGAGCCCGGAACCCGGCACGGCGGAAGCCGAGCTCTACGACCGCTACCTGAAACCGCGTGACTGGCTGAACGAAGGGGGCGCCCGATGACCTCGCCGACCGGAACCTATCCCGCCGTGCGTCCGCGCCGGATGCGCCGCGATGCCTTCTCGCGCCGGCTGATGCGTGAACACCGGCTGACCGCGGACGATCTGATCTACCCGGTGTTCGTGCAGGAGGGCGAAGGCCGGCGCGACCCGGTCGCGTCCATGCCCGGCGTCGAACGCGTCAGCGTCGACGAACTGTTGCGCGAAGCCGAGGCCTGCCAGGAACTGGGCATCCCGGCGCTGGCGCTGTTCCCGGTCGTGCCCGATGAAAAGAAGAGCCTCGATGCAGCCGAGGCCTGGAACCCGCAGGGCCTCGCCCAGCGCGCGGTCAGGGCGCTGAAGGCCGAATTCCCGGCGCTCGGCGTGATCACCGACGTTGCGCTCGACCCGTTCACCACCCACGGCCAGGACGGGATCATCGACGACGAAGGCTACGTGCTGAACGACATCACGGTCGAGGCGCTGGTCCGCCAGGCCCGCTCCCACGCCGAGGCCGGTGCCGATGTCGTCGCGCCGTCGGACATGATGGACGGGCGCATCGGCGCGATACGCCAGGCGCTGGAGGCGGCAGGCAACCTGCACGTGCGCATCCTCGCCTATTCGGCGAAGTACGCGTCCAGCTTCTACGGGCCGTTCCGCGACGCAGTCGGCTCGGCCGGCAACCTGGGCCGCGGCAGCAAGGAAACCTACCAGATGGATCCGGCAAACGGCGACGAGGCACTGCACGAGGTCGCGCTGGACCTGGCGGAGGGCGCGGACATGGTGATGATCAAGCCCGGCATGCCCTACCTCGACGTCGTCCGCAGGATCAAGGAACGCTTTCACCGCCCGACCTTCGTCTACCAGGTGTCGGGCGAATACGCGATGCTGAAGGCCGCAACGCAGAACGGCTGGATCGACGAACGTGCCTGCGTGCTCGAGGCGCTGACCGGGATGAAGCGCGCCGGCGCCGACGGCATCCTGACGTACTACGCGCGCAACGTCGCCGGCTGGCTGCGCGAGGATGCCG is a window from the Thioalkalivibrio paradoxus ARh 1 genome containing:
- a CDS encoding DNA topoisomerase I: MSKNLVIVESPAKAKTIGKYLGPDFTVLASYGHVRDLVPKEGAVDPDAGFRMNYEVIERNEKQLQAIARALKGSDALILATDPDREGEAISWHLLEILRERGLLGERTVKRVVFHEITKKAIQEAVAHPRGLSTDLINAQQARRALDYLVGFNLSPLLWRKIKRGLSAGRVQSPALRMICEREDAIERFETREYWTLDAQARRGEQPFTARLTHLDGQKLDQFDLNTEALASDARQRLLDAAQGSLRVISVEKKQRKRNPAAPFTTSTLQQEASRKLGFTASRTMRVAQQLYEGIDLGSGAIGLITYMRTDSVTLAGEAIAEIRGLIEERYGADNLPSSPRQYKTKSKNAQEAHEAIRPTSVRRLPEEVRQRLTSDQARLYELIWKRTMACQMVHATFDTVAADLAPGETAHRFRATGSTLRHAGFIAVYQEGRDEAGADEDEDRRLPELTEGMVVDLLDVSADQHFTEPPPRYTEASLVKTLEEYGIGRPSTYASIISTLQSREYVEMDGKRFLPTDIGRIVNAFLTQHFTRYVDYDFTANLEDELDDIARGEKDWIPVLDGFWKDFRDQVEDKAVSVSRAEAVQSRELGTDPKSGRPVSVRMGRYGPIVQIGTRDDEEKPRFAGLLPGQKMDQVTLEEALALFKLPRDLGETPEGEPVQVNVGRFGPYVKYGRKFASLGPDDDVWTIELPRALEIVAEKKALDAQKHIQSFPEHGIEVLNGRYGPYITDGTKNAKIPKDREPASLTLEECRELLAAAPERRGRRGAKTGSKAGDNTKKTAAKKTAATQGNGKTAAKKSTTKATTKSTTRKNTTGKASSRKTAADKTDPKKPAKAAARRTGTGSRPDAVSGN
- a CDS encoding L-threonylcarbamoyladenylate synthase encodes the protein MTAPDGESGTLVSTDVGAIARIVRAGGVIAYPTEAVFGLGCRPADTAACERVLAIKGRDAGKGLIVITDDLARIAHWLEPLPQAQQARAEATWPGPHTWLWPAHASCPPWLRGAHTRLAVRVTAHAGVRALCAASDSALVSTSANRSGEPPCRDSADVRARFDGQIDGILDLPCGGASEPSSIRDIVTGAWLRGGPTA
- the hemF gene encoding oxygen-dependent coproporphyrinogen oxidase, translating into MTHDDFRMEPVLDFLQRLQDEICTGLENLDRDGRFREDAWTRPAGGGGRSRVLRDGALFEQAGVNFSHVMGPGLPASATAHRPELAGRSFQAAGVSLVIHPRNPYVPTSHANVRVFVAEKAGETPIWWFGGGFDLTPYYGFDEDCVHWHRTAEAACRKFGPDVYPKHKQWCDDYFFLKHRNEPRGIGGLFFDDLNEGGFEHCFGYMRSVGEHYLKAYGPIVERRRDTAYGERERQFQLYRRGRYVEFNLVYDRGTLFGLQSGGRTESILMSLPPLVRWEYNWSPEPGTAEAELYDRYLKPRDWLNEGGAR
- the hemB gene encoding porphobilinogen synthase; its protein translation is MTSPTGTYPAVRPRRMRRDAFSRRLMREHRLTADDLIYPVFVQEGEGRRDPVASMPGVERVSVDELLREAEACQELGIPALALFPVVPDEKKSLDAAEAWNPQGLAQRAVRALKAEFPALGVITDVALDPFTTHGQDGIIDDEGYVLNDITVEALVRQARSHAEAGADVVAPSDMMDGRIGAIRQALEAAGNLHVRILAYSAKYASSFYGPFRDAVGSAGNLGRGSKETYQMDPANGDEALHEVALDLAEGADMVMIKPGMPYLDVVRRIKERFHRPTFVYQVSGEYAMLKAATQNGWIDERACVLEALTGMKRAGADGILTYYARNVAGWLREDAGQ